The stretch of DNA GCTGCTGAAGGTATTCGTCGATTCGACTTATTGAGATGGGGTATCTATTTGCAAGTGATGAATGCTATTGGTGTAACAGACGAAAATGATGTTATTAAACGTCGCGAAGAGAAGCATCTTCTATTGCCACTTCCTCTGGATGTTGTGAATACCAATCCTTATATCGACAGGAATAACCCTGGATGGTAATTCTGATTTATTAATTATTAATAAGTTGATCAATGAAAAAAATATTTAATATCAAAAGCTTATGCTTGAGTGCAGCTTTACTTCTCGGATTGTTCTTTACAGCATGTTCGGAAGATGAAAATAATGCTACTGCCATTCAAATATCAGGCATAACAACAATAAAAGATCTGAACACCCCGATTACCGAAGCCAAACTAGGAGATTTTATCGCTATTCATGGAACGGGATTGGACATTCATAATATAGATTCTATTTACGTGAATGAATCTAAAGTTGACATGGTAGAGGTATATACAGAGAAGGATGTATTGTATATGCAGGTTCCGGTTAAACTATCTCTTGAGCCTACTGATAAAGTTTATATTTATAATAAATTGGGTCGTCAAGACTATCCTCTAAAGACTATTGCCCCCGACCTTAAGCTTGTTCGTATGTTTAATGAATATACACAGCCGGGTGATACAATCATGATTTATGGAGACTTCTTTAATCTTTATGAAATTGATTCAGTAAGTGCTGTTGTTGATTTCAACGGTAAAACATCCAATGTGATCAAATCGGCGAATAACTATCTGACTGCACGAGTTCCCCTTGATGTGGATAAAAATATCAAAGTAAAGGTGAAGTCTTTAAAATATGAGATAGAGTCTACTTGTCCGGGACGATACTATGATAACGAATGTATGATTGTAGACTTTGATAATCGTGTGCCAAGCAGTATGACCAATGTAGTTACCGATCTGAAAGATAAAAACCGATTGAGTGGTAATTACTTACATATAAATGAGAAGTCGGCTTGGAGTAGCTGGTGGTATATAATAGAGATAGGAAATACGCCGCTAACAGACGATATGTTAGATCATTCGGATCAGTATGTTATAAAATGTGAGTTCTATACTGCCAACCAGTTTGTTGATGGCAAGATTAAGTTCTTAAATTACCTTTTCTGGGATGCGGCTCCAATGGAATGGACTCCTTCTGATTTTGTATTCCAGAATTTCAACCGCTGGGAAACGATAACGTTACCTTTCAAGCGAAACTATTCAGGAACTTATCCGGAAAATATGTACTACCATTCCTTCAATATGAGAATTGAAATAGATCAAAGTATAGCGCGTAACTTTGCTTTTGATAACATACGGGTATGCAAAAAAGGTGATTAACTACAAATTATTGAAGATTTTTAGTTGTGGTTAAAGTTTATTGCAGGTAGATAAATTTGGTTTGCTCAGAGGCGATGATGAGATCGTCATCGCCTCTGATGTTTTCAGGCAAAAAAAGATACTGCCTACATCTATGAATAACTTATAATATTAGAAAAACATAAAAATGAGAAAAAAAAGGAACTTCACACTTTTGGCTGCAATAATGGCAGTTTTTCTGAGTATACAATCTTGTAATAATGGTCCCATAAAAGAAGTATGGATAGATGAACTAGGCTCTAGCTCGTGTTATGTGCAAGACTGGGGAACCCCTCAAATTAATAAATCTGTAGTATGGACTCCTCTAACCGTAAACGGAGTGGTTTACGAACGGGGTATCGGGGCACATTCAATCGGACGTATGCTTTTCGATTTGGATGGTAAAGCATTATCCATATCCGGATTGGCAGGGGCTGATGATAATAATCTTTATGCGGGAAAATTTCAGTTCAAGATTATAGGAGATCGTAAAGAGCTTTGGAAAAGCGGTGTTGTGAAGAAAGGTGATCCTATTCAAGAATTTAATGTTGACTTGTCTGGAATAGATAAGGTATTGCTACTTGTCGAAGAATGTGGAGATGGCATCATGTACGATCATGCAGATTGGATCAATGTGAAAGTGACTACACGAGGCGAAGTAAAACCTATTCCTGCATGGCCTAAAGCTATTGCTAAAGAGAAATATATTTTAACACCTCAATTGCCCGAACATCCAATCATAAACAATCCGCTGGTTTATGGAGCTCGTCCCGGTAATCCATTCTTATGGACAATAATGGCTACAGGTCAGCGTCCGATGAAGTTTGAAGCGTCAGGGCTACCTGATGGTTTGAAGTTAGACCAGACAACAGGATTTATTACCGGTAAAGCAAAAACAAAAGGAGAATATAAAGTATTGCTAAAAGCTACCAATGATAAAGGGCGCGATGAAAAAGAGGTTCTTTTTAAAATTGGAGATGAAATAGCTTTAACCCCACCTATGGGTTGGAATAGCTGGAACTGTTGGGGATTATCGGTAGATGACGAAAAAGTACGTGACGCCGCCCGAATGATGAATGATAAATTACATGCACACGGATGGACTTACGTTAATATTGACGATGGCTGGGAAGCCAAAGAGCGGACAAAGCAAGGAGAAATCCTATCAAATGAGAAATTCCCTAATTTCAAGGCCTTAACCGATTATATCCATTCCTTAGGATTAAAGTTTGGTATTTATTCTTCGCCCGGACATATAACCTGTGGTGGTCATGTCGGAAGCTATCAGCATGAGGAGATCGATGCAAAAACATGGGAGAAATGGGGTGTTGATTATTTAAAATATGACCATTGCGGTTACTTGGAAATACAGAAAAATTCTGAAGAAAAATCAATTCAGGAGCCATATATCGTCATGAGAAAAGCTTTGGACAAAGTAAATAGAGATATCGTTTACTGTGTTGGGTATGGTGCACCCAATGTATGGAACTGGGGAGAACAAGCCGGTGGCAATCAGTGGCGCACTACCCGTGATATTACAGATGAGTGGAATGTTGTTACAGCGATCGGATTCTTTCAGGATGTTTGTGCTCCGGCAACAGCACCCGGCAAGTACAATGACCCCGACATGCTGGTAATAGGTAAGCTTGGAAAAGGTTGGGGAGAAAAGGTTCATGACTCATATCTGACAGCCGATGAACAATATTCACATCTCTCTCTTTGGAGTATACTTTCTGCTCCATTGCTCATAGGTTGCGATATGGCGAATATAGATGACTTTACTTTAAATCTGCTGACAAACAGAGAAGTTATTGCTGTCGATCAAGATCCTCTTGTCGCTCCTGCCGTTAAAATTATGACAGAAAATGGACAAATCTGGTATAAGAAGTTATATGATGGCTCTTATGCTGTAGGTCTTTTTCATGTAGATCCATATTTCATCCTGTGGGATCAGGATAGTTCAGAAGCGATACAAAATGAGACTTATAAGATTCAATTAGATTTCTCTAAGCTTGGTATTCAGGGTGAAGTAACTGTTCGAGATCTTTGGAGACAAAAAGATCTTGGAAATTTTACAAATAACTTTCAAGCAGATATTCCATATCATGGTGTAAAGTTTGTAAAAGTTACGCCTAAAAAATAGATGCTGATTAATATAAAATAATTGAGTGTAGATATTTTTCTTCTGCTTACTCTCACATTCAGGTTTCTGCTGTTATGCAGGAACCTGTAATGTTTTAAACAGTATATGTACACGTGTCGGAATTTTCTTTATTTTTTGTGTAAAGAACTAAGAAAAACTACGAATAGATAATAAAAAGCAAAGATTGTAATAACGATCTTGAAAAATAAATCTTTACTTCGTAAGGTAATACTCTTAAAGAAGAAAAGATGGAAATATTATCTAAAATATTAATAGGTCTTGTAGCTCTTGAACATGTCTATATTCTTTGGATCGAGATGTTTGCATGGACAACAAAAGGTCGTACAACTTTCAAAAGTATTCCTGATGAATTGTTCGAGAAAACAAAAGGATTGGCTGCTAATCAAGGGTTATACAATGGTTTTCTTGCAGCCGGGCTTATCTGGTCACTGTTGATTGGAGATTCTGATTGGAGTCAGAATATAGCATTGTTCTTTCTTAGTTGTGTTGCTATTGCAGGCATTTATGGCGCTGTCACTGCTCAAAAATCGATCTTTTTCAAGCAGGCACTACCAGCTCTGATTGCAATTATTGTTTTATTATTGAAATGATTCTGGACTATGCATGAACAACTGATAAAGGATATTTCAATTAGGTATAAAATGCAATCACAAGATATAGAACTCTGTAAAACACTTTTTCAGCCTGTCTTGATGCCAAAGAACAGAATTTTGGAAGAAGAAGGAAAAATTCCTCAGCATTTATATTATATCATATCGGGATTTATGCGCCTGTTTTATTATAACGATAATGGAGATGAAGTTACTACGCATCTCAATTGTCCTCACGGTTTCTTCACTGCCTTTTCAGATTTTATAAACCAAACAAAAGCTTCGGTAAAAGTAGAAACTGTTACCGAATGCCAACTACTTCGTATAACTAAACCGGATTATGATAAATTGGTCAGTATAAGTACGTTTTGGAAAGATTATGGGATGCAGGTTTTACAGGAATCTGTAATCTATAATGAGGAGCGGTCTAAAGATTTGGCAACCTTATCAGCCGAGCAACGTTATCTTAAACTGATGAGATCTTATCCAAATGTTATTCAGAATGTTCCATTGCAATATATCGCCTCCTTCCTTGGTATAAAACCGGAAAGTCTTAGCCGTATAAGACGAAATCTGATTAACTAACAAAAGTCAAGTGTAATTGATTTTACGATTCTGAATTTTGTGTCCTAATTATTAAATATAAAACAATGACACAGAAGAATATCGTTTTAGTTACCGGAGCAAACGGACATTTAGGAAATAACTTAGTAAGATTTTTGATTGCCAAAGGATATCAAGTAAGAGCATCTGTCCGCAATATCAAGAATACAAAACCATTCGAGGGGCTTGATTGCGAAGTGGTACAGGCTCATATAACCGATAAGAACTCAATGCTTCAGGCTTTGCGTGGTGTTGATACTTTTTATGCGGTAGGAGCCGTCTTTAAGCTGTGGGCAAAAGATCCGCAAAAAGAGATTTACGATGTGAATATGAATGGTTGCAAAGTCATGATAGAGGCAGCAGTCCAAGCCGGAGTAAAGCGAATTGTGTATGTTAGTTCCATTGCCGCATTGGATTATACAAAAGGAATACCAATCAATGAAGAATCAGGCTACAATCCCGACCGTAGGGATATGTATTATAACTCAAAAAATGATGCGGAGAAACTCGCTTTCGAATTAGCAAAGAAGCATAATATAGAATTGGTTGCCGTATTACCTTCAGCCATGATAGGAGGCGTGATAGCAGAGCGCTTGAGTAATTCGAATGAAATATTAAAGGCGATATTGAACAATAAATTGCCTATCGAAACCAAGATAACTCTCAATTGGATAGATGTAAATGACGTCGCAGAAGGTTGTGTTTTGGCTGCAACGAAGGGTAAGTCGGGAGAACGATATATCTTGGCGAATGAAAAATGTATGACTATTACTGAGTCAATCAAATTGGCTGATGAATTGTTTCCGCAACTGAGGCTTAAAAAGCCGATCCCTGTTCCTCGGTTTGTCCTTTATTTATTCGGTGCTCTGTTAGGATTTGGTGCTAAAATATCTGGGAAAGCTCCTGCTATGACTACCAAAGAAGTGAATATGTTTTATGGGTTGGTACAGGATTTTGATATATCTAAATCCCGAAGAGAGCTCGGTTTTAGTCCGAAGTCTTCTAAGCAAGCTTTGAAATCGGCTTTGTTGTATATGTGGGAAGAAAGAGAAAGATTATTAAAGTAATTATATAATAAAACTTGTTATAATTTAATCTAAAATCAGTCGAGATTGTTGTATATGGTAAAAGCAATAAATATGAGTATATACGATTTTACCGTAAAGGATAGTAAAGGGAATGATGTTCCTTTATCCAACTATAAAGGGAAGGTGCTGCTAATAGTTAATACTGCAACAGCATGTGGTTTCACCCCACAGTATAAAGATTTGCAGGACTTATATCTTAAGTATAAAGATCAGGGATTCGAAATATTGGATTTTCCCTGCAATCAGTTCGGGAAACAGGCTCCGGGAACAAATGAGGAGATTACCTCGTTTTGTGAGATGAAGTATAAAACGACATTTACCACCTTTGCAAAAATTGACGTAAATGGAGAGAATGCCGATCCTCTGTATAAATATCTGAAAGAAAATAGTAAAGGATTTTTAGGCGATTCTATAAAATGGAATTTTACTAAATTCCTGATTGATAGGGCAGGGAATATCGTTGATCGTTATGCTCCAATAACCAATCCACCAAAAATCTCAGGCACGATCGAAAAACTATTGGAAAGATAATATATGCGACTATGGTCTTTACATCCGATGTATCTTGATTCGGCAGGGCTTAATGCCTCCTGGCGTGAAGGGTTATTAGCTAAGAATGTGCTTTTAGGGAATACAAAAGGTTATACGAATCATCCTCAGTTAATTCGTTTTAAGAATAGCCCCGATCCCAATCTTTATATCGACGCCTTTCTTACTGAAATATATAAAGAGGCTGTAAGACGAAACTATAATTACAGTAAGGAAAAGATCCGTCTCATTGAAAATATACGACCAATCTCTGTAACAAAAGGACAGTTAGAATATGAATTTGAACATCTGAGGCGAAAACTTCAAAAACGAAGCCCCGAGTTATTCGATAAATTACCAACATTGGCTAACTTAAATCCACATCCTTTGTTTAAAACGATAGATGGAGATGTTGAGGAATGGGAGGTTGTAATGTAATATGAGTATAGTTTAATGATTCCATTGTTTGATTTATACGATATAGAGTCTTGCAATGGTTCAATAAATCATAAAATAATGCAGGTATTTTGCAATACCTGCATTATTTAAATTGAATATTAGAGATTTTCTTTATGCTTCTTGACTTCGTCTACTAGTTTCGAAAAAGATTTATCTCTTTTACGTTTTTCATGTTCCGAAGTAGAAAAATGCCAAGCTTCTCTCCTTAGTTTCAGATAGCTCTCATAAACTTTACGGTCTAATGTTCCATTACTTACCGCTTCTAAGACAGCACAGCCGGGTTCGTTTTTATGCTCACAGTCTTTAAAACGACACAACCCTTCATAGTCAGATATTTCAAGCATTCCCGAAAGGGAGTCCGGATTTTCAATAGCTAATCCAAATTCTCGAACACCCGGAGTATCAATTAGTACTCCCGATCCTTTCATCAATACCATTTCCCGACGTGTTGATGTGTGCTTTCCTTTTCCTGTGGACGAACTTATATCGGATGTTAGCAATATTGATTCTTCGCAAAGTGCATTCACCAGAGAACTTTTCCCAACACCCGAAGAGCCGACAAAAACAACTGTTTCCCCTTCTGTGATAAACTCTCGTAACTGAAGAATCGTTTGAGGTTGGTGGATACTTGTAAACAATACAGGCATCTGATCGGCAATGTGCTTGATAGCGTTGCTTATATTCTCTTTCTCAAACTCCAAATCAGATTTATTGAGTACCAATACGGGACTAATGTTTCCTTCCACTATCTGAGCCATAAAACGTTCAGCCCGACGGACATTGAAATTGTCATCCAAACTTTGTACAATAAAAGCTTTGTCAATGTATGACGCAATGGCTTGTTTGTCACATACTGTTCCACTCTTCTTACGAAACAAGCTTCGTTCTCGTGGTAGCATATCAACTATAATCCCTTTCTGGTCATCGAATGGTTGAAAAATTACCCAATCGCCCACACAAGGCAAATCGAAAGTTGATCTACCAAACATCATATTTCCTGTCAGTTCACATTGGAACATCCCATTCTCAGAGATAACCTCATAGCATGTCCGATGGACTATAGATACCCGTCCGTGAGGCAACGCTTTATGGACTGATTCTTGTTTTAGTTGGCTTAATTTATCGCTCCAGCCATAAGTATTTAGATCAATCATAGCTTTGTCTTTTTTGCGATGAAAAATGTATAGCCATAGAATTCTTTATACTTGTTGTATAATTCCGCTTCGTAGCGTTGAGATGCAACCAGGTCTTCAGCAGCTTTATTTCCTGCATATTTATTCAGGAAAACTTCTTCAGCAGTAGCTTTAGGAGCAAAATAATACTTTGTCCAACACGTTTCGGGTAAAATAAATGTAGCCACAGGGAGATATCCTGCCCGGTGTATTTTGGCTACCTGATTGGGTATCGTATCTATTTCAGCATATGAATTCATCCAGAAATCATTTATTTCTGCCGGACGTTCGTCTGTAAACCATGAACTCTCAGAGATAGCCAAGTATCCTCCTGTTTTCAAATATTTACGCCATTCGTTCAACCCTCGTTCAAAGCCAATATTATAAATGGCTCCTTCTGACCAAATCAGGTCTAACTCTTCATTCTGAAAAGGAAGATTATCCATTGAGCCTACAATCCCTTTCACTCTGTCTTGCATGCCTAGCAGCTTTGCATTACGATTCAGAATATTGATAAAGTCGGGAAATAAATCCAGTGCAGTAATCTTTCCTTCAATATGCTTGGCAAGTGTCATTGTCTGCCCTCCTGTGCCACAGCCAATGTCGGCAATAAGGGATTTGTCGGTTAGGTTATCAATAAAGCGAAGGGCTGTTAGTGTTGCATCGGTGCTACCGGGTCCCTGTCGTTCCATGCTAGAGAAAAACTCGCAGATTAAATTAAAATCGAAATCGTGAATTGTTTTATTTTCGTTATTCATTTCGTTATTTGTATTAGCGCACATATGCAAGCATGACAATGCTATAGCACTATTGTACGCAGATTAAAATTAAATTATAATAATATGAATATTCCTCTCAAAAAGGTTTATTTGAGAGTAAACGAAAGGACAATCTGTTTTGAAAGTACAGATTGTTTACAATACCAAATCCGATTTATGTAAAATCTTAGTCATCCGGCAAAGATATATAAATATTTAATTATAAATAAAAAAACTGTTCCGGAAGTGATGATTTGATATAAAATCACTCCGGAACAAAGTTTTTCGTCTAATGTTTACTAAAAATTCACTTACCACCAATTATTACCGTTATCTACGGATTGAGCTATTGTTGATTCAGGCTTTTGTGTATTTATTTTTTTCTGTTCTTTGTATACTGTCTTTGCTCCAGGTATAGGAGAGCTTTTTGGGGGTATATTCGTCTCTTCAGTAAGAAGCTCTCGGGTTTTAGAAATCTTTTTGTCTCCTATAATTTTTTCAGCTTCTATAAGCTTTATAGCTAACATTGAAACTTCTACTTTTGGAGTGAATGATACCGACCCATTAATTCTGCATCCTGTTTCCATAATAGCCTTTTTTGCCATAATTGAGCCTTCTATAACAGCCGAACTACTAATTTGTATGGTGTTCGTGCAAAACACATTCCCTTTAACTAACCCCCCGATTGTACAATCGGTAGCAGTTATGTTTCCATCAATAGTCGCAGTAGGATCTACTATGGCCCTATCTTTTACAAAAAAGTTCCCTTTTTGCATTCCTGTAAAGCAAAATCCACCTAAAACAACTTTGTCCTGATTTGATACAGCTATTTCTTCTGCTGTTTCTTTTTCTATAGGTTTGGCTTTTTTTCGTTTGATGAAAAACATTCTTTTATTCTCTATTAATACTATTCTTCTGCGAAATTTGTCACTACAGTTGTTGCATTGCCTATATCAATACCAAGGGCCGATTTTGGCCTGCCGCTTACACGTAAAGAGTTGAGAGCATATCCTTTGCTTGCCAGTGTTTCCGGATTATCCAATACCGTTATCTCTGTGAAATGTCCAAATTCTGCAATAAAACAGTCTACTAACTCCTGATAATACATTGCGCCCCCACATAAGTATATCCGATTTGTTTTCACAAGGTTGGAGTCATTGATAATGCTCCGTAGATTGGGCGATATCACTTCCTGATAGTAGGTCTGGATAACATTTTTACGGATCTCTCTTAAATCAACATTCTGACGATTTAAGAAGATATATCCTCGCTGAAAAGCATCGTCCAGCTGATTTACATTTCTCAACTCGAGATAATATTTACTCCTCAGTTCGTTGATCATTAGATTTACAGCATAGCGGATTCCGTGTGTACTTACCATTGCCTGTTCTACGATTCCCGAATCGGTGCTTAAGATAGATTCGAAAGTGCCAAAGCCGCAACTAAATACAAAAAAACTACCCGAAACATTGGGCTCTCCTTTGCGTATTGCAATTGTGCATCCTACAATTTCGGGAATGACTTCAACTTTTTGCACATCCAGCACAATTTTCTTTTTATTTCCTGCATTGTGGGTTGATGCATCATAGTCGAGTAAGTGCGTTTTTTTGAAGAATTCAACGGCTCTATCTCTATAAATATAATAGGTTGAGTAGGGGAAGCCTGTTGTAATTGTTAGCGGTTGTTCTATCTTGTCCTGTGCCAGCAGGATTGACGCTTTGGCAAGAAGCTGATAATCGATATCATCAGGAGAGGAGTTTATCAGTTTATGAGGTAACTGTCCTTCGTTCAAGGCTAGATCACCACAGATATACCATTTGTCATTGTGCTGAATCTTCAGACCATGAAGCAAATCTTTAGAGGTTTGGGACAAAACTGTGTTGTTGATCTCAATTAAACTCGGAAAGGATTGAATTTCATACATAGGTTTTTTTCAAAAAAGTGTTTAACAATTAAAAATTACAATAATAGCATTATATGTTTTATATATTTCTTATAGTGAGGATGGCTTCATTATTATTTCGCCTTCATATATACCCCCCTCGTCCATACTCAGATTTTCTGTATTGAGTCTCCCTGTTATTTGTCCCGAACACTTTATTACTACAGCTTCGGAAGCTGATATGTCTCCTTCGATATGTCCAAAGACAATGAGTTTTTTTGTATTCACATTTCCTCTTATTGTCCCTGTCATTCCTATCACCACCGTTTCAGCTTGCTCAATGTTTCCTATTATAGTACCTTCGATACGAATCGCTCGGGTTTGCTTGATATTACCTCGAAGAGTAAAGCTTTCACAAATTACTGTCGGCATTAATGAGGCTAGATCATCCGGTTGATCGTTTCTTTGAGTTTGTTTTTTTATCATGATATACTATTCACTTATCTTCGTATATATAAAGAATAGGGATGCTCCCCGGACAAAGAATTGCTAGCACTAAATTAGAGTATAATCATGTAGTGGATCTAAAAAAGGGAGTGGGACAAAAAGAGGACAATTAAAAATATTATTGTACAATCGATGTATGTGTCTGATTAATATATGTATATGGAAAGGGGAAAAGAGAGGCGGATGAATAAGAATGCTCTATCTAATAATACGTTTTTAATAAAAGAACAGGGTTACCCAATGTTTGGATAACCCCGCTCTTTCGTTTTTTTATTCTATTCTTCGTCCAGTTAATCTATATATTTTGAATAAATGATACTAGGTTCGTATCTCGTTCAATCTCGAGTTTCTTTCGTAAACGCTGCCGTGCTTTTTTGAGTGCTTCCTCCGATTGGAATGTTATTTGTGCTATTTGTTTGTTCGTCATATTCAATTTCAGAAATACGCATAGCTTACGTTCGTTCTGAGTCAGCATTGGAAAATGGTCATTAAGATTTTTATAAAATGAAGGATGCACCTTTTGAAATAAAATCTCAAACTCTTCCCAGTTGGAGTTATATGTCTGTGACCTATAATCGAAAATCAAAGATTTTATATCGTCTCTTACTTCAGGGGGCGTGTTCTTCTCAATATTCTCTAGCATCTTTATGCTGCGCACGTCACGCTCGGCAGTTTGTACAAGTTTAAGGGTTGCTGAGGTCATTTCCTTCTGATTTTTCTCCAGTTCAGCATTGATCTCTTCCAACTCTAACCGAAGAAGCTGCTTTTTCAGCCTATACGAACGGGTAGTCATTATAACGAGTAACAATAAAAGAACGAAGGCTACAATCAAGAAGAGAATGACAGCCCGTTGGCTTTTTATTTTTAACCCTTTATTCTGTGCTTCTATTTCGTAGACTTGTTTTGCCTTATCGTATTTATAAGCACTCTCTAAGTCTGCAAGTTTCTTTATATTATTTTCGTTGAATATACTGTCGTTGTATAATTTATATAGCACATGATTCTGATATGCTGCCTGATAATTATTTGTTGCGGCATAAATCTCCGATAGCTGTCCATAAATCTCTTTTTGAAGATTCAGTAATTTCAACTCATTGGCTATCTTCAGCCCTTTTTGGGAATAGTCTAATGCTTCGGCATAACGTTTTTCTTGAATATAGATCAATCCCATTTTTACCCATATCTCAGCTTTTGCTCGCTTTAAATCTATTTTTTCGGCAAGATGAAATGCTTCATTGAAATGATCAAGTGCTTTAGTAAATTCTTTCTCACGGGTATATATAGTACCCATGTTGACTAAAATGTTAATAGTCAAGCTTAGCTTACTATTACCTCCAATTTTTAAAGATTTTTCATAGTATTCCAACGCGCGAGGATCATTCATGTTCATATATATATGACCTATGTTAGCCAAACATGAGGATATCTTAAAATTATCTTTTATGTCTTCGGAAATCTTTAATGCTTTTTGAAGATAATTGAGGGCGTCTTTATATTCTCTTTGGTCGGATTGGATTCCGGCAATATTAACAAAATTGGCCACCATTGCTGATTTATCACGGAGCTGCTCGTTAATCTTCAGAGCCTTCAAATGACATTCGAGTGCTACCGCATAGTTACTTTGAGTGCCATAGATCCACGCTAAATTGTTTAATGCTTTTGACAGAACGGGATAATCCTTTAGTTCTTCTGCCAAGAGAATGGCTCTTTCGAGTATTTCGATAGCTTTTATATATTCTCCTTTTGTACTATGGCTTCGTGCTGCATTAACGAGGCATTTCAGTAAAAGGCTCTTATCATTTATTTCATTCGCTATTTTAAGAGCACGTTCGTATGATTCATCACTTTTGGGGATGTCACCAAGTTCCTTGTATACGTTTCCTATTGCAATCAGACAATTGCATATTACCGTTTGTTCTTTGATGACTTCTGCCATCACAAGGCTTTGTCGAAAATAATTGAGAGAGGATTGTTTGTCGCTTTTAATATAAGCTAATCCGGTTACCCACAGGCTGACGGCCTTCCCCTTAGTGTAATTCAAACGATCTGATATCAGGGCTGATTCAGAGGCATATTTCATTGCTTTTGGGGTATCTTTCGAATATATAATGTAACCTATTTCATTCATTATGTCTACTTTCTCCCGATTATTTGAAGAGTACCGTCTCAGTACATTCTCAAGGCTATCCACCTTTTGCATTTGAGCAGAAAGAGTTTGAAAAAAGGTTAATACAAAGAATAGAAATAGAGAGGGAAAACTCAATCTGTTTCTCATATGGCTAAACAAGGTTAGAATTTAAATTATACATCAACGATACGATAATTGGTACTGATAAAACCGACTCCTGATATATTTTTAAGAATGTAAATACACAACAGGCTTTTCTTATTTTTTCCGATAGATAATTCATAATGT from Dysgonomonas mossii encodes:
- a CDS encoding glycan-binding surface protein, with product MKKIFNIKSLCLSAALLLGLFFTACSEDENNATAIQISGITTIKDLNTPITEAKLGDFIAIHGTGLDIHNIDSIYVNESKVDMVEVYTEKDVLYMQVPVKLSLEPTDKVYIYNKLGRQDYPLKTIAPDLKLVRMFNEYTQPGDTIMIYGDFFNLYEIDSVSAVVDFNGKTSNVIKSANNYLTARVPLDVDKNIKVKVKSLKYEIESTCPGRYYDNECMIVDFDNRVPSSMTNVVTDLKDKNRLSGNYLHINEKSAWSSWWYIIEIGNTPLTDDMLDHSDQYVIKCEFYTANQFVDGKIKFLNYLFWDAAPMEWTPSDFVFQNFNRWETITLPFKRNYSGTYPENMYYHSFNMRIEIDQSIARNFAFDNIRVCKKGD
- a CDS encoding NPCBM/NEW2 domain-containing protein; the encoded protein is MRKKRNFTLLAAIMAVFLSIQSCNNGPIKEVWIDELGSSSCYVQDWGTPQINKSVVWTPLTVNGVVYERGIGAHSIGRMLFDLDGKALSISGLAGADDNNLYAGKFQFKIIGDRKELWKSGVVKKGDPIQEFNVDLSGIDKVLLLVEECGDGIMYDHADWINVKVTTRGEVKPIPAWPKAIAKEKYILTPQLPEHPIINNPLVYGARPGNPFLWTIMATGQRPMKFEASGLPDGLKLDQTTGFITGKAKTKGEYKVLLKATNDKGRDEKEVLFKIGDEIALTPPMGWNSWNCWGLSVDDEKVRDAARMMNDKLHAHGWTYVNIDDGWEAKERTKQGEILSNEKFPNFKALTDYIHSLGLKFGIYSSPGHITCGGHVGSYQHEEIDAKTWEKWGVDYLKYDHCGYLEIQKNSEEKSIQEPYIVMRKALDKVNRDIVYCVGYGAPNVWNWGEQAGGNQWRTTRDITDEWNVVTAIGFFQDVCAPATAPGKYNDPDMLVIGKLGKGWGEKVHDSYLTADEQYSHLSLWSILSAPLLIGCDMANIDDFTLNLLTNREVIAVDQDPLVAPAVKIMTENGQIWYKKLYDGSYAVGLFHVDPYFILWDQDSSEAIQNETYKIQLDFSKLGIQGEVTVRDLWRQKDLGNFTNNFQADIPYHGVKFVKVTPKK
- a CDS encoding DUF1304 domain-containing protein; translation: MEILSKILIGLVALEHVYILWIEMFAWTTKGRTTFKSIPDELFEKTKGLAANQGLYNGFLAAGLIWSLLIGDSDWSQNIALFFLSCVAIAGIYGAVTAQKSIFFKQALPALIAIIVLLLK
- a CDS encoding Crp/Fnr family transcriptional regulator, whose protein sequence is MPKNRILEEEGKIPQHLYYIISGFMRLFYYNDNGDEVTTHLNCPHGFFTAFSDFINQTKASVKVETVTECQLLRITKPDYDKLVSISTFWKDYGMQVLQESVIYNEERSKDLATLSAEQRYLKLMRSYPNVIQNVPLQYIASFLGIKPESLSRIRRNLIN
- a CDS encoding NAD-dependent epimerase/dehydratase family protein, which gives rise to MTQKNIVLVTGANGHLGNNLVRFLIAKGYQVRASVRNIKNTKPFEGLDCEVVQAHITDKNSMLQALRGVDTFYAVGAVFKLWAKDPQKEIYDVNMNGCKVMIEAAVQAGVKRIVYVSSIAALDYTKGIPINEESGYNPDRRDMYYNSKNDAEKLAFELAKKHNIELVAVLPSAMIGGVIAERLSNSNEILKAILNNKLPIETKITLNWIDVNDVAEGCVLAATKGKSGERYILANEKCMTITESIKLADELFPQLRLKKPIPVPRFVLYLFGALLGFGAKISGKAPAMTTKEVNMFYGLVQDFDISKSRRELGFSPKSSKQALKSALLYMWEERERLLK
- a CDS encoding glutathione peroxidase — encoded protein: MSIYDFTVKDSKGNDVPLSNYKGKVLLIVNTATACGFTPQYKDLQDLYLKYKDQGFEILDFPCNQFGKQAPGTNEEITSFCEMKYKTTFTTFAKIDVNGENADPLYKYLKENSKGFLGDSIKWNFTKFLIDRAGNIVDRYAPITNPPKISGTIEKLLER
- a CDS encoding pyrimidine dimer DNA glycosylase/endonuclease V, producing MRLWSLHPMYLDSAGLNASWREGLLAKNVLLGNTKGYTNHPQLIRFKNSPDPNLYIDAFLTEIYKEAVRRNYNYSKEKIRLIENIRPISVTKGQLEYEFEHLRRKLQKRSPELFDKLPTLANLNPHPLFKTIDGDVEEWEVVM